A genome region from Thermomonospora amylolytica includes the following:
- the zwf gene encoding glucose-6-phosphate dehydrogenase, giving the protein MTIRPNPLRDPRDKRLPRVAGPSVLVLFGVTGDLSRKKLLPAIYDLANRGLLPPGFSLIGFARREWAHQDFRQVAYESVKEHARTPFREDVWTHLSQGMHFVPGEFGDPGAFDALAMAVKELDATRGTGGNYAFYLSIPPKFFPQVVEQLQRSGLAEAEPGSWRRVVIEKPFGHDLASAQELNRTVHRVFPEESIFRIDHYLGKETVQNILAMRFANTLYEPIWNRSYIDHVQITMAEDIGIGGRAGYYDGIGAARDVIQNHLLQLLALTAMEEPTSFSAEAIRAEKAKVLSSVRLPADLSRATARGQYAAGWQGGEKVRGYLEEDGIPADSRTETYAAIKLEIESRRWAGVPFYLRTGKRLSRRVTEVALVFQRAPHLPFSETDTEELGQNALVMRVQPDEGITVRFGSKVPGTAMEIRDVNMDFAYGESFTEHSPEAYERLLLDVLIGDPPLFPRQEEVELSWRILDPVTEYWAEHGKPEQYKSGGYGPESADLLMARDGRAWRRL; this is encoded by the coding sequence GTGACCATCAGACCCAATCCGTTGCGGGATCCGCGCGACAAGCGGCTGCCCCGGGTGGCCGGGCCCAGCGTGCTGGTGCTGTTCGGGGTGACCGGCGACCTGTCCCGCAAGAAGCTGCTCCCGGCCATCTACGACCTGGCCAACCGGGGGCTGCTGCCGCCGGGCTTCTCGCTGATCGGGTTCGCCCGCCGCGAGTGGGCGCACCAGGACTTCCGTCAGGTGGCCTACGAGTCGGTCAAGGAGCACGCCCGCACCCCGTTCCGCGAGGACGTCTGGACGCACCTGTCCCAGGGGATGCACTTCGTGCCGGGCGAGTTCGGCGACCCGGGGGCGTTCGACGCGCTGGCCATGGCGGTCAAGGAGCTGGACGCCACCCGCGGCACCGGCGGCAACTACGCCTTCTACCTGTCGATACCGCCCAAGTTCTTCCCGCAGGTGGTCGAGCAGCTGCAGCGCTCGGGGCTGGCCGAGGCCGAGCCGGGCTCGTGGCGCCGGGTGGTGATCGAGAAGCCGTTCGGCCACGACCTGGCCAGCGCCCAGGAGCTGAACCGCACCGTGCACCGGGTGTTCCCGGAGGAGTCGATCTTCCGGATCGACCACTACCTGGGCAAGGAGACGGTGCAGAACATCCTGGCGATGCGGTTCGCCAACACGCTGTACGAGCCGATCTGGAACCGCTCCTACATCGACCACGTGCAGATCACCATGGCCGAGGACATCGGCATCGGCGGCCGGGCCGGCTACTACGACGGGATCGGCGCGGCCCGCGACGTGATCCAGAACCACCTGCTGCAGCTGCTGGCGCTGACCGCGATGGAGGAGCCGACCTCGTTCAGCGCCGAGGCGATCCGCGCCGAGAAGGCCAAGGTGCTGTCGTCGGTGCGGCTGCCGGCCGATCTGTCGCGGGCCACCGCGCGCGGCCAGTACGCGGCCGGCTGGCAGGGCGGCGAGAAGGTGCGCGGCTATCTGGAGGAGGACGGGATCCCGGCCGACTCGCGCACCGAGACGTACGCGGCGATCAAGCTGGAGATCGAGTCCCGCCGCTGGGCGGGGGTGCCGTTCTACCTGCGCACCGGCAAGCGGCTGAGCCGCCGGGTGACCGAGGTGGCGCTGGTCTTCCAGCGCGCCCCGCACCTGCCGTTCTCCGAGACCGACACCGAGGAGCTGGGGCAGAACGCGCTGGTGATGCGGGTGCAGCCGGACGAGGGCATCACGGTGCGGTTCGGTTCCAAGGTGCCCGGCACGGCCATGGAGATCCGCGACGTGAACATGGACTTCGCCTACGGGGAGTCGTTCACCGAGCACTCCCCCGAGGCCTACGAGCGGCTGCTGCTGGACGTGCTGATCGGCGACCCGCCGCTGTTCCCGCGCCAGGAGGAGGTGGAGCTGTCGTGGCGGATCCTCGACCCGGTCACCGAGTACTGGGCCGAGCACGGCAAGCCCGAGCAGTACAAGTCCGGCGGCTACGGGCCGGAGTCGGCCGACCTGCTGATGGCGCGCGACGGGCGCGCCTGGCGGCGGCTGTGA
- the opcA gene encoding glucose-6-phosphate dehydrogenase assembly protein OpcA, translating into MNIDLTDTTTRRIQSSLRQARHLMGGPAVGMVLTLVIVTDESAQYDAVRAANEAARENPCRVLTVISRESRGSSSRLDAEIRMGETGPGETVLLRMYGPLAEHADSVVVPLLVPDTPVVTWWPGGRPPSRPGSDPLGALAQRRITDAYAAQDRLGTLARLAEGYQPGDTDFTWTRLTAWRTLLASALDLEHAEITGGVVEGEPDSPSAELLAAWMSIRLGVPVRREISEGPGLTAVRLHTLDGDIAITRPDGRVATLSRPGQPDRQVSLHRRPMSELLAEELRRLDPDEVYQEAAARYLKDLAVGSSS; encoded by the coding sequence TTGAACATCGACCTCACCGACACCACGACCCGGCGGATCCAGAGCTCGCTGCGGCAGGCCCGGCACCTGATGGGCGGCCCGGCGGTGGGCATGGTGCTCACACTGGTGATCGTCACCGACGAGTCGGCTCAGTACGACGCGGTGCGGGCGGCCAACGAGGCGGCCCGGGAGAACCCGTGCCGGGTGCTGACGGTGATCTCGCGGGAGTCGCGGGGCAGCTCCTCGCGGCTGGACGCCGAGATCCGGATGGGCGAGACCGGCCCGGGCGAGACGGTGCTGCTGCGGATGTACGGGCCGCTGGCCGAGCACGCCGACTCGGTGGTGGTGCCGCTGCTGGTGCCGGACACCCCGGTGGTGACCTGGTGGCCGGGCGGGCGGCCGCCGTCGCGGCCGGGCTCGGACCCGCTGGGGGCGCTGGCGCAGCGCCGGATCACCGACGCCTACGCCGCGCAGGACCGGCTGGGCACGCTGGCCCGGCTGGCCGAGGGCTACCAGCCGGGCGACACCGACTTCACCTGGACCCGGCTGACGGCGTGGCGGACGCTGCTGGCCTCGGCGCTGGACCTGGAGCACGCCGAGATCACCGGCGGCGTGGTGGAGGGCGAGCCGGACAGCCCGAGCGCCGAGCTGCTGGCCGCCTGGATGTCGATCCGGCTGGGCGTCCCGGTGCGACGGGAGATCTCCGAGGGGCCGGGGCTGACCGCGGTCCGGCTGCACACCCTGGACGGCGACATCGCGATCACCCGCCCGGACGGCCGGGTGGCGACGCTGTCGCGGCCGGGGCAGCCGGACCGGCAGGTGTCGCTGCACCGGCGGCCGATGTCGGAGCTGCTGGCCGAGGAGCTGCGCCGGCTGGACCCCGACGAGGTGTACCAGGAGGCGGCGGCCCGCTACCTCAAGGACCTGGCCGTGGGAAGCTCCTCATGA
- the pgl gene encoding 6-phosphogluconolactonase has product MTAPTVLVHHDQTLLARAAAARLVTRIVDVQAARGTASIVLTGGGVGTAVLAELNATGARDAIDWGRLDIWWGDERFLPSGDPERNETGARAALLDHVPVDPARVRAMPPSDGPDGPDPEAAAERYASWLRAAARPEDHGPVPSFDVLMLGVGPDAHVASLFPEMPALHDERPVVAVRGAPKPPPTRISLTLPAIRAAREVWVLAAGESKADAVRLGLSGAGPMQVPVAGARGRQRTLFLLDRAAAAKLPPGLERLASP; this is encoded by the coding sequence ATGACCGCTCCCACGGTGCTGGTGCACCACGACCAGACGCTGCTGGCCAGGGCCGCGGCGGCGCGGCTGGTGACCCGGATCGTGGACGTGCAGGCCGCCCGGGGCACCGCGTCGATCGTGCTGACCGGCGGCGGGGTGGGCACCGCGGTGCTGGCCGAGCTGAACGCCACCGGGGCCCGCGACGCCATCGACTGGGGCCGGCTGGACATCTGGTGGGGCGACGAGCGGTTCCTGCCGTCCGGGGATCCCGAGCGCAACGAGACCGGGGCGCGCGCCGCGCTGCTGGACCACGTCCCGGTCGATCCGGCGCGGGTGCGGGCGATGCCGCCCAGCGACGGGCCGGACGGCCCCGACCCGGAGGCGGCGGCCGAGCGGTACGCGTCCTGGCTGCGGGCGGCGGCCCGGCCGGAGGACCACGGCCCGGTGCCGTCGTTCGACGTGCTGATGCTGGGGGTGGGTCCGGACGCGCACGTGGCGTCGCTGTTCCCGGAGATGCCGGCGCTGCACGACGAGCGGCCGGTGGTGGCGGTGCGGGGCGCGCCCAAGCCGCCGCCGACCCGGATCAGCCTGACGCTGCCGGCGATCCGGGCGGCCCGCGAGGTGTGGGTGCTGGCGGCCGGGGAGTCCAAGGCGGACGCGGTGCGGCTGGGCCTGTCGGGGGCGGGACCGATGCAGGTCCCGGTCGCCGGGGCGCGCGGCCGGCAGCGGACGCTGTTCCTGCTGGACCGGGCGGCGGCGGCCAAGCTGCCGCCGGGGCTGGAGCGGCTGGCCTCGCCGTAA
- a CDS encoding fused response regulator/phosphatase translates to MSSLPPAPLTTLVVDDAATKRYIIGSWLRRAGHTVIEAASAAEAWERLADHEPDLVVLDVRLPDASGFEVCEQIKSDPATGSLPVIHISGSAVEVADRAHGLRGGADAYLTDPIDPDEFLATVQAVLRYYQARRTAERLAERLAALTRASLAINAADTFDRLTAAAARGAAEVFGVRSVAMILPLDGRLRRIVCLPPTLETWPRSVRPDILERIGRFVALGQGTGTAVAIVPGERWREVLPDAAIAGDVSMVMSRTKVGRPPVCLAVEAHGVLDEDEFNMLRQLGQTVAVAVEALRSYAEERSISETLQRSLLPTALPHVPGWTFALRYEPASRQAEVGGDFYEVLPIGDRLLVAIGDVQGHSLHAATVMAELRHALRAFAVEGHDAVRILTGLNRVLRRYHEDQTATICLLTLGPADGAVQVASAGHMAPLFAVGGRARFGAGGGLLLGFPAEDISVEEVRVPPGGLVLLHTDGLVEDRGVPISDNLERLRVLAADADPDLEAFSDRVLAAFGRREDDVAMIVLRRDA, encoded by the coding sequence CGGCACCGCTGACCACCCTGGTGGTGGACGACGCCGCGACCAAGCGCTACATCATCGGCAGCTGGCTGCGCCGGGCCGGGCACACCGTCATCGAGGCGGCCTCGGCCGCCGAGGCCTGGGAACGGCTGGCCGACCACGAGCCGGACCTGGTGGTGCTGGACGTGCGGCTGCCCGACGCCAGCGGGTTCGAGGTCTGCGAGCAGATCAAGTCCGACCCGGCCACCGGCTCGCTGCCGGTCATCCACATCTCCGGGTCGGCGGTCGAGGTCGCCGACCGCGCCCACGGGCTGCGCGGCGGCGCCGACGCCTACCTGACCGACCCCATCGACCCGGACGAGTTCCTGGCCACCGTCCAGGCGGTGCTGCGCTACTACCAGGCCCGCCGCACCGCCGAACGGCTCGCCGAGCGGCTGGCCGCGCTCACCCGCGCCTCGCTGGCGATCAACGCCGCCGACACCTTCGACCGGCTCACCGCCGCCGCGGCGCGCGGGGCCGCCGAGGTGTTCGGGGTCCGGTCGGTGGCGATGATCCTGCCGCTGGACGGGCGGCTGCGACGGATCGTCTGCCTGCCGCCCACCCTGGAGACCTGGCCCCGCAGCGTCCGCCCCGACATCCTGGAACGGATCGGCCGGTTCGTCGCCCTTGGCCAGGGCACCGGGACGGCGGTGGCCATCGTCCCGGGCGAACGCTGGCGGGAGGTGCTGCCGGACGCCGCCATCGCCGGCGACGTGTCCATGGTGATGTCGCGTACCAAGGTCGGCCGGCCGCCGGTGTGCCTGGCGGTCGAGGCGCACGGGGTGCTCGACGAGGACGAGTTCAACATGCTGCGCCAGCTCGGCCAGACCGTGGCGGTCGCGGTGGAGGCGCTGCGCAGCTACGCCGAGGAGCGCTCCATCTCCGAGACCCTGCAGCGCAGCCTGCTGCCCACCGCCCTGCCGCACGTGCCGGGCTGGACGTTCGCCCTGCGGTACGAGCCGGCCAGCCGCCAGGCCGAGGTCGGCGGCGACTTCTACGAGGTGCTGCCGATCGGGGACCGGCTGCTCGTGGCGATCGGGGACGTGCAGGGCCACTCGCTGCATGCCGCCACCGTGATGGCCGAACTGCGGCACGCGCTGCGGGCGTTCGCGGTGGAGGGGCACGACGCGGTGCGGATCCTGACCGGTCTCAACCGGGTGCTGCGCCGCTACCACGAGGACCAGACCGCCACCATCTGCCTGCTGACCCTCGGCCCCGCCGACGGCGCCGTCCAGGTCGCCAGCGCCGGGCACATGGCCCCGCTGTTCGCCGTCGGCGGGCGGGCCCGGTTCGGGGCGGGCGGCGGCCTGCTGCTCGGCTTCCCCGCCGAGGACATCAGCGTGGAGGAGGTCCGGGTGCCGCCCGGCGGGCTGGTCCTGCTGCACACCGACGGGCTGGTGGAGGACCGCGGCGTGCCGATCTCCGACAACCTGGAACGGCTGCGCGTCCTGGCCGCCGACGCCGACCCCGACCTGGAGGCGTTCAGCGACCGGGTGCTGGCCGCCTTCGGGCGCCGCGAGGACGACGTGGCGATGATCGTGCTGCGCCGCGACGCCTGA